From the Nostoc sp. PCC 7107 genome, the window AAAATCAGCCTGTATTGTTAATTACCCATAGAATCCAGCTTGGTAAATTTTTATGCGATAAAGTTGGTATTCAATGGGGCTTAAATACTAATAATTTCCATTCTTACTTTGAAAATCAAACTACTGAATCGCTAGGTTTATGTATTGATTCTATTTGGAAAATAAACTCAGATAATTGGCATGGTGGCATTATTATCTTAGATGAAGTAGAGCAATTGTTATGGCATTTATTAAATAGTGATACTTGTAAAAACAAACGCGTCAAAATTTTAAAAAATTTCCAAAAATTAATCAGCACAGTATTGAAAACTGGCGGTTTAGTAATTGCCCAAGATGCTGATTTATCAGATGTATCATTAGAATATTTACAAGGGTTATCAGGAATTAAAATAACGCCGTGGGTACTTATAAATCAATGGCAACCAGAACGCGGTTGGGACATAACTTTCTATGATTCACCTAACCCAACACCTTTAATTCATCAATTAGAATTAGATTTACTTGCAGGACGTAAATGCTATGTCACGACCGATAGTCGATCTGGTAGATATAGCTGCGAAACCATTGAAAATTATCTCAAAGAACGTTTAGAAAAATTACGCTATCAATTTCCTAAAAGTTTAGTCATTAGTAGCAGAACTACTAATACACCTGACCATCCAGCAGCGGATTTCGTCGCAACTATTAACCAGAAAATAGAAGATTACGACACAATTTTTGTCACGCCTAGTCTAGGAACTGGTATTAGTATTGATGTGCAACATTTTGATAGAGTTTATGGTATTTTTCAAGGCGTAATTCCTGACTCAGAAGCACGACAAGCATTAGCCAGAGTCAGAGATAATGTACCTCGAATTGTGTGGTGTGCTAAAAGAGGAATTGGTTTAATTGGTAGTGGAAGTACAAACTATCGTTTATTGTCTGATTGGTATCAAGCCAATCAAAAAGAAAATTTAGCATTACTTAGTCCATTACATAAAATAGATGTCGATTTACCTTTAGTATATGACCCGATTCATTTACGTACTTGGGCTAAATTATCTGCGAGAGTTAATGCTTCTATTCGTCTTTATCGTCAATCTATGCAAGATGGATTAACGTGTGACGGACATCAAATTTGGCTGCGGAGTAATGCAGTTCACAATAATATTATTCGAGATTTACGTTTAGCATTTTTAGCCACTGACGCTGATGATTTAGCCACGCGCAAACGGTTAATTTTAGAAATTGTGAAAGTTCAAAGAGATTGGACAGATAAGCGTCAAAAAGCTAAAGATATTAAACGTCAAATGCAGGAAATTAAGCAAAAAAATCAATTAGGGAGTGCCAAAATTATTGCAGAAACGCAAGATATTGATTATGTAGAATATCAACAACTAACATCTAAAAATTCTCTTACAGATGTAGAACGTAATCAAATACATAAATATACACTCAAACAAAAGTATGGGGTAGAAGTTACACCTTTACTAAAAATAAAAGATGATCAAGGCTATTATGCCCAATTATTAATTCACTATTATTTAACCCACGAAAGTGATTATTTTCATGTTAGAGATCAGCATGAATGGCAACAGCAATTGCAGTGGGGTGAAGGGAAAGTTTTTTTACCTGATATCAAAACTTATACTTGCAAAGTTGAAGCGATGAAAGCTCTAGGAATGCTAGAGTTTCTCGAACCATCCAGAAATTTTACTGAAAATGCTCCTGATTTACTCTGGTTGCAAGATGTTGTTTATCAGCATAGTAAACATATCAAACGGGTTTTAGGAATTGACTTGGTTAGGGAAGAAGAAGCGACTTCACCAATTAAAATACTTGGTAAATTACTCAAGTTATTGGGATTAAAGTTGAAATCAGTTAAAGAAGGTTATCAATTAGACCATGAAACTTTATATGATGGCAGAGAAAAAATATTTGCAGTTTGGTATCAACGAGATGAGTTGATGTTAGCAAATCTGAAGGGTGTGCAACTAGAAATAAAGGATTTCTCCAATTGGAAGTTTGAGCCTGTAAAGCAGCAATCTGTATTAGCAAGCTTATCAACAAGATGAATTACCCAAGGCGATGACTGCATTTTGACCACCAAAGCCAAAGCTAAAGCACAAGATATTTTGAACGGCGTTTTGTTGTGAAGTCATCACGAAATTTAAATCAAGTTCTGGTGTTTGCAAGCCGACACATGGAGGTAAAACTTGCTGCTGTAATGCTTTTAAAGAAAAAGCAATCCCTAACGCACCTGAAGCGCCTAGAGTGTGGCCTGTAGCGCCTTTGGTGGAGCTTACGGCTACTGTTTCGGAAAAAAACTGTTTTATAACTTTGCTTTCAATTTCGTCGTTTAATTTTGTAGCTGTACCGTGAGCATGAATATAATCAATATCATTGGGAGTTAAATTGCTGCGTTCTAGACATTGTTTAATCGCTGCGATCGCACTTTTTCCGTTTGGTTCTGGCTGATTGGTATGATAAGCATCGGCAGTCAAACCAAAACCGAGAATTTCACCATACACTCTCGCTTGGCGCTGCTTGGCTAACTCTGCTGACTCTAAAACCAACACCGCACCACCTTCACCCAAAACTAAACCTTCTCGCTGCACATCAAAAGGATAAGCACCAGTCTTGGCTAAAGCATTCATCTGCTGAAATCCGCAGATAGTTAAAGGTGTAATTGGCACTTCCACAGCCCCAGCAATTACCCGTTCACATTGTCCAGTTTGAATTAAAAAAGCTGCTTGAGCAATAGCCCAAATTCCTGTAGCACAAGCCGCCATCGGTGCAGAAACTATCCCAGTAGCCCCAATTTGTCTAGCAGATGCGATCGCATTTATATGGGGTAAAACATCAAGCCAATTTTCTAAACCTATTTCCCCTTTCAAATCAGGATCTTTCCCATACATTTGTCTAGCCAGCGATTCCCAAGCACCTTGATAGCTACGACTCGATCCAATCACTACTGCACAATCAGGTAGAGGAGGAGATAAACCAGCATCTTTTAACGCAGAAGTCACAACCAGTTCAGTAAGCCTTTTTAACTCAGTTGGTTGTTTACCAATCAAGCCGAGGGGAACTGCTTCAAGTTCTGGAAATGGTTGCTGTAATTTAATTCCTGTTTTACCTGCTAACAAATTTTGCCAGCTATTCTCCAAACCTTCGCCTAAAGCGGAAACTAAACCAATACCAGTGACAACAACCTTAACCAATTTTCTGAAGTCTGAAGTCTGAAAATATATCAAATAAGCGCTTTTAACAAACCACAAAGTTTGCAAAGTGCGCTAAAAAAAAGAGCGATCGCTTGGTAACATAAAATTTTATTGCTGCTGTTGCAACCAAGCCACTAAATCAGATTCCGAGGTGAAATCTAGTAAAAACCATTATCGGCACTGTTATATTTATGATCTTAATTGGCGTTCTGCAACTGCGACAAGATGACCGTCTGTCTGAAGAAAATTTTGTCGAGTTAACAGTAAGAGTAATTAAACATTTTCCTTTAATTGGAAATTTGATTGAGTCATTGAAAGGAAATAAGTATACTTGATCCCCCCTAAATCCCCCTTAAAAAGGGGGACTTTAAGAATCTCTTAGCCCCCCTTAAAAAGGGAGGTTGGGGGGATCTAATCATCTCAATTTATTGAGGAACTTTTAGGTTTTCTGCGCCTTGAGTGACTTTAGCAGATTCAATGCGATCGCCTTGCTGAATTTTGTTCACTACATCAAAACCTTGAGTGACCTGACCAAATACAGCGTAGTTACCATCCAAGAAACCCAAATCAGCTAACGCAAAGTAAAACTGTGAAGAAGCTGAATCTGGTTGTTGCGATCGCGCCATTGCGATCGCGCCTTGTTTATGAGTTAATTCGGGTGTTGTAGTTACCCTAGCCATTTCAAATGTTTTACTGTAAATCGGGCTGGCTTCACCTTTGGGTTTGATTTCTAAAGGTATATAGCGTTCGTTGCCAGTTTTGGGATCAATATAACCGCCTGTCCCTAATCTGCTGGCAGGAAATTTTGGATCTTTCCCTTGGGGATCGCCACCTTGAACAACAAATGGTTGCGGATCACGCACTACTCGATGGAATGCTAAACCATCGTAAACGCCTTTTTGGACTAGATCGACAAAGTTACCGGCTGTAATAGGTGCATTTGTGCCATCTACTTCGATAGTGATCGGTTTACCGTTTACCGTCATCACCACAGTAGCTTTACCTTCGAGCCGTGGTAAATTGTTCATTCCTGGGATACTCTCACTTGTAGTTTCAGATACAGACGTTGCTTCAGCAGTAGTTGTTGTAGTACTTGTCTGGGATGCTGTTGCTGGAGAAGAGGAGTTAGAACCAACTTGCTGTGTGGAACATCCTCCCAACATTAAAGCAGCAACCATCAAGAACGTAACTAAAAATTTTGTCACTTTTAACCGCATTTTCAGGTACTGACTCAACCAGAGTATCTTATCTTCTCAAGTGAATAAAGTTAAAAAGTAAAAAGTAAGCCATTGCGGTGGACGGATTTCCCGGCATAAAACAAATGGCGCACCCAAAGAGCAAAAGATTATTTTCTTTGAGCTTTTGCCTTTCTACTTTTAACTTAATTAAAGTCCTTCCAAAGGTACTTGCAAAAAGCGGGCTAACTCTGCGCCTTTTGTTTCTATTTCCGTCAAAGACAGTGGTTGACCTACTCTGGTTAAAGGAATATCTCGCCGACCTTTAAGGCGTAGGTAAACTGCACGACGCGGATTTAAACCCTCTTTAATTTCTAGTCGCACAGATTGGACATCACGGATACGAGCATCAATTTCAATGCGCCGGTTTTTGCCGGGAAATCCCCACCGAAAGATTTTGAGGGTACCTGTTTCTTGATTAAAATCGTTGTAACCACCACCCACATCCAAGAAAATCATTAGCCACAGATAAAAAGATAAAAGTACACCAGCGGTGCCGTACAATCCCATTACTAACCCTTGGGGTACGAACACCAGTTGAGTAGGATCGGTGACTAATAGTAAATTGATTTTTAGATAACTAGATATCCCTGCCAACAAAAAGCCTGTGGCTCCTAAAGTCACCACAGTTGCCCACCAGTAGTTACTCAACCGACGAGAACCGAGGACTTTTTGATGTAAAACACTGGCAGAAGAGCGATCGCCATTTGGTGAATCGCCTTTGTCAATTGTTGTTGATGCCGTCATAGAAGTACCTTAGCTTGTGATTTCTTGCCTGATAAATCATCAATAACTATTCTCCCTTACTCCCTGTCCCCCTGCTTACTGAGTGCAATCGAAGTATATTCCCCTGACTTTGCCCCACTCTCTAAAAATTTTGAGATTTCTGAGAAAAGTTGTGTCAGATTGTAAAAATTCTGATATTCCTATTATTTAATAGGTTTGTGATCAATACAGGATTTCCCTGCGTAGTTCGGGCAAAAAGCCGAACTAATGTGATAAGTTAAGGATCATTAAGTTACCACAAGCTAGGTTACTAGCCAACGGTACGTGTAATGGCATAAGCCTGAGAAAAGCCAACTTACTGAGGCGGCAACCTCTCAGAAACTCAGTAGCCTGAAAGCAACTGAGACTGCCAAAAAAACGTTTATTCCTCAAAAGCGTTGAAATTTTTAGTAAAAAGAGGATTTTAGTCCGATGACCATCGCAGTAGGACGCGCCCCCAGTAGAAGAGGGTGGTTTGACGTACTAGACGACTGGTTAAAGCGCGATCGCTTCGTATTCGTAGGTTGGTCAGGAATATTATTATTCCCCTGCGCCTTCCTAGCACTAGGCGGTTGGTTAACCGGTACAACCTTCGTCACCTCGTGGTACACCCACGGATTAGCATCATCCTATCTCGAAGGCTGCAACTTCCTGACAGTAGCAGTATCAACACCAGCAGACAGCATGGGACACTCCCTATTGCTGTTGTGGGGGCCAGAAGCGCAAGGGGACTTCACCCGTTGGATTCAGTTAGGTGGATTATGGCCATTCGTAGCACTACACGGAGCCTTTGGCTTAATCGGCTTCATGTTGCGGCAATTTGAAATTGCGCGACTAGTAGGCATCCGTCCATACAACGCCTTAGCATTCTCAGCACCAATCGCGGTATTCGTCAGCGTCTTCCTGATGTACCCCTTGGGACAATCGTCTTGGTTCTTTGCACCCAGCTTTGGTGTTGCTGCCATCTTCCGGTTCTTGTTGTTCTTACAAGGGTTCCACAACTGGACACTCAACCCCTTCCACATGATGGGAGTAGCAGGTGTACTTGGTGGAGCGCTATTGTGTGCAATTCATGGTGCCACAGTCGAAAACACCTTGTTTGAAGACGGTGAAGCAGCTAACACCTTCCGCGCCTTCAACCCCACCCAATCAGAAGAAACCTATTCAATGGTGACAGCAAACCGATTCTGGTCACAGATTTTCGGGATTGCTTTCTCCAACAAACGCTGGTTGCACTTCTTCATGTTGTTTGTACCAGTCACAGGTTTGTGGATGAGTGCGGTTGGCATTGTCGGTTTAGCTCTCAACCTGCGGGCTTATGACTTCGTCTCCCAAGAATTGCGGGCAGCCGAAGATCCAGAATTTGAAACTTTCTATACCAAAAACATTTTGCTGAACGAGGGTATCCGCGCTTGGATGGCTCCTCAAGATCAGCCTCACGAACAATTTATATTCCCTGAGGAGGTATTGCCTCGTGGTAACGCTCTCTAATAGACCCGCAGTTATGGGCGGCGGACGCGACATAGAATCAACAGGTTTTGCCTGGTGGTCTGGTAACGCCCGTTTGATTAACCTATCTGGTAAACTGCTAGGCGCTCACGTTGCTCATGCTGGCTTGATTGTCTTCTGGGCTGGAGCAATGACTTTATTTGAAGTTGCTCACTTTGTACCAGAAAAGCCCATGTATGAACAGGGCTTGATTCTTCTACCTCACCTCGCTACTTTAGGCTGGGGTGTAGGCCCTGGTGGTGAAGTAATTGACACCTTTCCCTACTTTGTAGTTGGTGTACTTCACTTAATTTCCTCCGCAGTATTGGGTTTTGGCGGTATCTATCACGCCGTTCGCGGCCCAGAAACCTTAGAAGAATACTCTTCTTTCTTTGGTTATGACTGGAAAGACAAGAACAAGATGACCAACATCATCGGGTTCCACCTGATCATCTTGGGTTGTGGTGCGTTGTTACTTGTCCTGAAGGCTATGTTCTTCGGTGGTATCTACGACACTTGGGCACCTGGCGGTGGTGATGTTCGCGTCATCACTAATCCAACCTTAAACCCAGCAGTTATCTTCGGTTATCTAATCAAAGCTCCATTTGGTGGCGAAGGTTGGATTATTAGCGTCAATAACTTAGAAGACGTAATTGGCGGTCACATTTGGATTGCCTTAATTTGTATTGCTGGCGGTATTTGGCACATCTTCACCAAGCCTTTTGCTTGGTCACGTCGTGCATCCATTTGGTCTGGTGAAGCCTATCTATCCTATAGCTTAGGCGCACTTTCTCTGATGGGTTTTATTGCTTCTTGCATGGTGTGGTTTAACAACACCGTTTACCCCAGCGAATTCTACGGCCCTACCGCTGCTGAAGCTTCTCAAGCTCAAGCTTTGACCTTCTTAATCCGTGACCAACGCTTAGGTGCTAACGTTGGTTCTGCACAAGGCCCTACAGGTCTAGGTAAATACTTGATGCGCTCTCCTTCTGGTGAAATCATCTTTGGTGGTGAAACCATGCGCTTCTGGGATTTCCAAGGCCCTTGGTTAGAGCCTCTGCGCGGCCCCAACGGTCTTGACTTAGATAAAATCAAGAATGATATTCAGCCTTGGCAAGCTCGCCGTGCTGCTGAATACATGACTCACGCTCCTCTGGGTTCTTTGAACTCTGTAGGCGGTGTGGCAACTGAAATTAACTCCTTCAACTATGTATCTCCTCGTGCGTGGTTGGCTACTTCTCACTTCGTACTAGGTTTCTTCTTCCTCATTGGTCACTTGTGGCACGCGGGTCGCGCTCGTGCTGCTGCTGGTGGTTTCGAGAAAGGTATCGACCGTGAGAATGAACCAGTAATGTTCATGAACGACCTTGACTAAGTTGACATATTTTTTTCATCACTGACAATCAAATTTTTGAGAGGCTCTTGTTTCATAACAAGAGCCTTTTTCTTTGAATTAGGAGTTACGCACAAAGATTGTCTGTCGGTGGAGGCTGGGTATGGTATGGGGGTGTAAGGGTTTTGAATAATTACACCCCTATACCCTCACACCCATTCTCAACAATGGTTCCATTCTAGAGTTATCTCCAGATTACCTATATCATGACCTTTCACTAGTACAGGTATAAGCTTCCCTGATTCAATGCCAATATCTATCCCAAATTTGACACTAGCTTTATCTGGTTTAACTTTATTTAATACTTCAGCAATTTCTTTAACAAGTGCTGCTAGTGGCTCAGTGACTTCGCTAAAATGTCTCACTTGAATATTCGATTTGCGATCGCCTATTACTGTCGCTTCAACTTTAATATTAGTACCATCAGCAAGTTCTACTGTAATAATTTTGCTTTGAATTTCCATGTTAATTTAAATACATATCCATGCTGTAATGACTCCAACTTTAACCGCCTCCCACATTCATCGCTGCTAAAACAGCTTTTTGACTAACATCTTTGTAAACAGTATCTAAATATTTCATTACCACATCGCCAGAATTTAAACTTACTACATCCTCTTCAGTTTTAGCCAAAGGGATTGCCCCTAAAACATCTAATACTGTCTCACTCATACTAGGTGTAATTACTATTAGAGATGAATCTAAAGGCTCATGATATTCCCAAAAAGAGTTAAGTTTTACTGAAGATTTCTGATGAGAAGTCACTAGTTTAACATCTGATATTGCAGCCGTGTTTGCTTCAGATTTAGCACCGCGTAAATTCCGTAAATCGCTAATAATTTGTTCTTTAGTTCGCCCTCTTAATTGAAATAGCACAAAAGGATCTTCGCTAAATCTGTCACCTAATTGATAATAAATTGCTCCAACGTGTTTACAAGGGTTGACTTTATCAGGACAAGAACATTGACTATGAATATCACCCAAGGTAAACGGAAATAATGAAAGACCATTGGTAGTAAAAACGTCTTCAATATTTTGGGGCATTTCTCCTGCTAATAATTTGGCAGAGAATAATGCTTTTTTCGACATTGTTTCAATGACATAGCCCCATTCTTCATCATTGAAAGAGTCAAGAGAAAGAGAAACTTTATAAGGTTCAACTTCACTACCTTGAACCTTAGCTAATACTTTC encodes:
- a CDS encoding plasmid replication protein, CyRepA1 family, whose protein sequence is MYLHYLQPKHLEELVKGSSIDLHLAQMNFKSFQGAIAYEYLLISELLPRTNTGMVKSGWLQRYSHITAGGWWCGGLDPLNNWQAMEWGCFKPNQPRIKDNGKQIKYEHPPSTPTRVFCLRVTLEVWQEAAQRYNLNLPVNISVDANGEAVGFWEWVMEQNIPLIICEGAKKAAALLTQGYAAIAIPGITSGYRVVKDGFGKVTSRQLIPDLALFATAKRTIYICFDFETQPKTIAAVNNAIAQLGCLFQEKNCLVKVIELPGPEKGVDELIVAKNGHAFDKVYRQSVDLEIYLAHTKPHTELTIPAALTINRPYLEEIPVPNSGLVGVKSAKGTGKTTALQNIVKQAKIKNQPVLLITHRIQLGKFLCDKVGIQWGLNTNNFHSYFENQTTESLGLCIDSIWKINSDNWHGGIIILDEVEQLLWHLLNSDTCKNKRVKILKNFQKLISTVLKTGGLVIAQDADLSDVSLEYLQGLSGIKITPWVLINQWQPERGWDITFYDSPNPTPLIHQLELDLLAGRKCYVTTDSRSGRYSCETIENYLKERLEKLRYQFPKSLVISSRTTNTPDHPAADFVATINQKIEDYDTIFVTPSLGTGISIDVQHFDRVYGIFQGVIPDSEARQALARVRDNVPRIVWCAKRGIGLIGSGSTNYRLLSDWYQANQKENLALLSPLHKIDVDLPLVYDPIHLRTWAKLSARVNASIRLYRQSMQDGLTCDGHQIWLRSNAVHNNIIRDLRLAFLATDADDLATRKRLILEIVKVQRDWTDKRQKAKDIKRQMQEIKQKNQLGSAKIIAETQDIDYVEYQQLTSKNSLTDVERNQIHKYTLKQKYGVEVTPLLKIKDDQGYYAQLLIHYYLTHESDYFHVRDQHEWQQQLQWGEGKVFLPDIKTYTCKVEAMKALGMLEFLEPSRNFTENAPDLLWLQDVVYQHSKHIKRVLGIDLVREEEATSPIKILGKLLKLLGLKLKSVKEGYQLDHETLYDGREKIFAVWYQRDELMLANLKGVQLEIKDFSNWKFEPVKQQSVLASLSTR
- a CDS encoding beta-ketoacyl-ACP synthase, with the protein product MVKVVVTGIGLVSALGEGLENSWQNLLAGKTGIKLQQPFPELEAVPLGLIGKQPTELKRLTELVVTSALKDAGLSPPLPDCAVVIGSSRSYQGAWESLARQMYGKDPDLKGEIGLENWLDVLPHINAIASARQIGATGIVSAPMAACATGIWAIAQAAFLIQTGQCERVIAGAVEVPITPLTICGFQQMNALAKTGAYPFDVQREGLVLGEGGAVLVLESAELAKQRQARVYGEILGFGLTADAYHTNQPEPNGKSAIAAIKQCLERSNLTPNDIDYIHAHGTATKLNDEIESKVIKQFFSETVAVSSTKGATGHTLGASGALGIAFSLKALQQQVLPPCVGLQTPELDLNFVMTSQQNAVQNILCFSFGFGGQNAVIALGNSSC
- a CDS encoding peptidylprolyl isomerase, translated to MRLKVTKFLVTFLMVAALMLGGCSTQQVGSNSSSPATASQTSTTTTTAEATSVSETTSESIPGMNNLPRLEGKATVVMTVNGKPITIEVDGTNAPITAGNFVDLVQKGVYDGLAFHRVVRDPQPFVVQGGDPQGKDPKFPASRLGTGGYIDPKTGNERYIPLEIKPKGEASPIYSKTFEMARVTTTPELTHKQGAIAMARSQQPDSASSQFYFALADLGFLDGNYAVFGQVTQGFDVVNKIQQGDRIESAKVTQGAENLKVPQ
- a CDS encoding photosystem I assembly protein Ycf4, which produces MTASTTIDKGDSPNGDRSSASVLHQKVLGSRRLSNYWWATVVTLGATGFLLAGISSYLKINLLLVTDPTQLVFVPQGLVMGLYGTAGVLLSFYLWLMIFLDVGGGYNDFNQETGTLKIFRWGFPGKNRRIEIDARIRDVQSVRLEIKEGLNPRRAVYLRLKGRRDIPLTRVGQPLSLTEIETKGAELARFLQVPLEGL
- the psbD gene encoding photosystem II D2 protein (photosystem q(a) protein) translates to MTIAVGRAPSRRGWFDVLDDWLKRDRFVFVGWSGILLFPCAFLALGGWLTGTTFVTSWYTHGLASSYLEGCNFLTVAVSTPADSMGHSLLLLWGPEAQGDFTRWIQLGGLWPFVALHGAFGLIGFMLRQFEIARLVGIRPYNALAFSAPIAVFVSVFLMYPLGQSSWFFAPSFGVAAIFRFLLFLQGFHNWTLNPFHMMGVAGVLGGALLCAIHGATVENTLFEDGEAANTFRAFNPTQSEETYSMVTANRFWSQIFGIAFSNKRWLHFFMLFVPVTGLWMSAVGIVGLALNLRAYDFVSQELRAAEDPEFETFYTKNILLNEGIRAWMAPQDQPHEQFIFPEEVLPRGNAL
- the psbC gene encoding photosystem II reaction center protein CP43, giving the protein MVTLSNRPAVMGGGRDIESTGFAWWSGNARLINLSGKLLGAHVAHAGLIVFWAGAMTLFEVAHFVPEKPMYEQGLILLPHLATLGWGVGPGGEVIDTFPYFVVGVLHLISSAVLGFGGIYHAVRGPETLEEYSSFFGYDWKDKNKMTNIIGFHLIILGCGALLLVLKAMFFGGIYDTWAPGGGDVRVITNPTLNPAVIFGYLIKAPFGGEGWIISVNNLEDVIGGHIWIALICIAGGIWHIFTKPFAWSRRASIWSGEAYLSYSLGALSLMGFIASCMVWFNNTVYPSEFYGPTAAEASQAQALTFLIRDQRLGANVGSAQGPTGLGKYLMRSPSGEIIFGGETMRFWDFQGPWLEPLRGPNGLDLDKIKNDIQPWQARRAAEYMTHAPLGSLNSVGGVATEINSFNYVSPRAWLATSHFVLGFFFLIGHLWHAGRARAAAGGFEKGIDRENEPVMFMNDLD
- a CDS encoding CU044_2847 family protein, encoding MEIQSKIITVELADGTNIKVEATVIGDRKSNIQVRHFSEVTEPLAALVKEIAEVLNKVKPDKASVKFGIDIGIESGKLIPVLVKGHDIGNLEITLEWNHC
- a CDS encoding SWIM zinc finger family protein, which codes for MTSYTLQASREWWSQRWLELLDSYRFKKRLERARNYARQGNVLNIEFKGAKVLAKVQGSEVEPYKVSLSLDSFNDEEWGYVIETMSKKALFSAKLLAGEMPQNIEDVFTTNGLSLFPFTLGDIHSQCSCPDKVNPCKHVGAIYYQLGDRFSEDPFVLFQLRGRTKEQIISDLRNLRGAKSEANTAAISDVKLVTSHQKSSVKLNSFWEYHEPLDSSLIVITPSMSETVLDVLGAIPLAKTEEDVVSLNSGDVVMKYLDTVYKDVSQKAVLAAMNVGGG